The window AATTTGCCCGCCACGTGTGCGGTATGGACGGCGCTACCTCTTCGGAATTCAATGAAACGGCCGCCTATCCGGTCATTGATTTGATGCCCGATCAGGTGGATATTTCCGATAAGGGCGGCACAATGCGTTTAGGTGTGTATCCCTGTAAACTTTCGGAAGGAACAAAGACATATGAAGTGTATGGAGATAAGCTGATTTATGAACGTCATCGTCACCGTTGGGAATTTAATAATAAATACCGTCCGGAATTAACGGCTGCCGGATTGGTTCTTTCCGGTACGTCGCCGGATGATCGGTTGGTGGAAATTATTGAAATTCCCGATCATCCCTGGTTTGTGGGCTGTCAGTTTCACCCTGAATTTAAGTCGCGTCCGACAAAGGCGCATCCGCTTTTCCGCGGCTTGATCAATGCGGCTTTGAAGGGAAAAGAAGAACGCCGGTAAATACAGCTGATACTCGCAAAAGGAGGCATTCTGTATACAGAATGCCTCCTTTTTATGATTTTTTGACGATATTATGTGAAAAAAATAACAGCAACTCTCAGAATATTAAATTATAAAGAAAATTCTCTTTTTACAGAGGTAACTTAAAGTTTGCCTGCAAATAAATAAGCATGAAAGAAACACAGTTGATGAGGATATGCCGGTGCTTTGCAAGAAGAAACTTATACTGAAAGAGTGTATTATTATTTATATATGATCAGCGTATGCCTTTTGATTATCCTTGAAAAACAATGCGAATCAATTATGCTAAAACGATTAGCTTGCGATAATTTTCACATTGAATATTGAAACATATAATGATATAATGGGTACGACTGAAAGGGTGCCTTTATGTACATATCGGCCCTTTTTGCGTATACATTGAATGGAAGAAGACAGCTTGGATAAGCGAAAAACCTTTTTTCTTATCCAAAAACCTGAAAAGCAAGGGGCGTGTCTTCGCCGGCAGATGGATAAGCGCTTGACGGGATACAATGGAAGAAACGTAGGTGTCGGATTCGTTTCAGAGACGGACGCTTTTTATAGCGGACTCATGTTGTAAGTTCCGTCAGAGTTATTGCTTACTGTTTTTATTATTTTCATTAAATAGATTAATGAGGTGATTTTTGATGATGAAAAGCTTTATCGGTGGGGTCCATCCTGACGATGGGAAAATCTATGCAAAGGACAAAGCAATAGAAGCCCCGGCAGTACCGGAACAAGTAGTCATCCCGATGAGTCAGCACTTTGGTGCACCTTGTACTCCGACAGTCAAGGTTGGCGACCACGTTAAGAAAGGGCAGCTCATAGGGACCAGCGATGCATTTTTGCACGCTGATATTCACGCTTCGACTTCCGGTGACGTTGTCAAGGTAGCCCCTATGCCGCATAACATGATGGTTACATGTATGGCGGTCGTCATTAAAGCGGATGGAAAAGACGAATGGGTCGAAGGTCTTCCTGCTGAACATGACTGGAAACAGCTTGACGGCAAGGAAATTATTGACTTGATTAAGGCTGCCGGTGTTGTTGGTTGCGGCGGTGCGACGTTCCCGGCGCACGTTAAATTGACACCGAATAAGCCTGTTGACACCTTTATCGTCAACGCTGCCGAATGTGAACCGTATTTAACTGCCGATTATCGTGCCATGCTCGAATGGGCGGATAAATTGGCTACAGGCGTGCAGATCTGCATGAAGGCGTTAGGAGTTACCAAGGGGTTCATCGGCATTGAAGATAATAAAATGGACGCCGTAAAGGTTATGGAAGAAGCCTTTAAAGATATTCCTGAAGTCAGCGTTGAAGCTTTGCCGACGAAATATCCGCAAGGCGCGGAAAAAATGCTGATTAAAGCCGTTACGGGAAGAGAAGTCGAACCGGGCGGTTTGCCGATGAATGTCGGCTGCGTCGTCAGTAATGTCGGCACGGTCTGTGCTATTACCGATGCCGTTTGTCATGGCATTCCCTTTATTGAACGTGTTACGACGGTGACTGGAGATTGCATTGCCGAACCGAAGAATCTGCTCCTTCGCATCGGGACCCCGTTCCAATATGCGTTAGATTACTGCGGCGGCTTTTCCAAGCAACCGGATCGCGTTATCGGCGGCGGCCCGATGATGGGATTGGCGCAATATCAGCTTGATGTTCCCATCACTAAAGGCGCTTCCGGTATCGTTGCTTTGTCTCCTGAAAAATGTCAGGTTGGCGTCGAAGATCCCTGCATTCGTTGCGGACGTTGCGTCGATGCCTGTCCGATGGGGCTGATTCCCAGCCAATTAAGTATTTTCTCTGCTTGCCAGGCGTGGGACAAATGTATGGAATACGGTGTCATGAATTGCGTGGAATGCGGCAGTTGCGTATTTACTTGTCCGGCTAAACGGAACATCGTACAGTATATCCGCAATGCGAAATCGCAAGTGAAAGCTATGCAGCAAGCAGAAAAAGCCAAAGCGGAAGCCAAGGCCTAAGTCATAAACGGAAGAAGGGATAATAGATGAGTCCAGAAATTAAAGGACAGACAAACGGAGCGGGCGCGAGCGGCACACAGGAAGTCAGACTTACTGTATCATCTTCACCGCATGTCCGTTGTAATGAATCGATTTCCAAAATCATGTGGAGCGTTGTAGCGGCTTTGGTACCGGCTGCCGCGTTTGGCGTATATTATTTTGGAATGAACGCTTTAATCAATATCATTGTTTCCATTGTATCGGCTGTTGCCTTTGAATATTTGTGGGAAAAATTATTGCACAAAAAAATTACGATCAAAGACGGCAGTGCCGTTATTACCGGCCTTCTTTTGGCCATGTGCGTATCGCCGCTTCTGCCGTGGTGGATGTGCATCGTCGGCTCTTTCCTGGCTATTGTGGTCTGTAAACAGTCGATGGGCGGATTGGGGTATAACCTGTTTAATCCGGCGCATGTCGGCCGTGCCGGCTTGATGGTTTCCTGGCCTGTTGCCATGACGACGTGGACACAGGTGAACGGAACTGTCGTGGACGGCGTTGCCGGCGCTACGCCGCTCAATGTTTTGAAACATGGCGGTCACGATGCGCTGCTCCAATTGTTCGGCGGCGATCCGGCTACTATGTACCAAAGCTTATTCTTCGGATTCCGCAACGGTTCGATGGGGGAAACTTCAACTGTTCTCTTGGTACTTGGCGGGCTTTTCCTCATTTATAAAGGCTATGTCAAATGGCAGGCTCCCGTTGTCATGATTGCCACCGTCGGTATTATGATGTGGATTTTCGGCGGCGTAACCTTAGGCACGGGCCTTTTCTCCGGCGATCCCCTTTTTCATATGATGGCCGGCGGTCTGATCATAGGTGCATTCTTTATGTCGACTGATATGGTTACGGCTCCCATTACTTTGAAAGGCCAGATAATTTTTGCTCTCGGCGCAGGACT of the Megasphaera vaginalis (ex Bordigoni et al. 2020) genome contains:
- the rsxC gene encoding electron transport complex subunit RsxC: MMKSFIGGVHPDDGKIYAKDKAIEAPAVPEQVVIPMSQHFGAPCTPTVKVGDHVKKGQLIGTSDAFLHADIHASTSGDVVKVAPMPHNMMVTCMAVVIKADGKDEWVEGLPAEHDWKQLDGKEIIDLIKAAGVVGCGGATFPAHVKLTPNKPVDTFIVNAAECEPYLTADYRAMLEWADKLATGVQICMKALGVTKGFIGIEDNKMDAVKVMEEAFKDIPEVSVEALPTKYPQGAEKMLIKAVTGREVEPGGLPMNVGCVVSNVGTVCAITDAVCHGIPFIERVTTVTGDCIAEPKNLLLRIGTPFQYALDYCGGFSKQPDRVIGGGPMMGLAQYQLDVPITKGASGIVALSPEKCQVGVEDPCIRCGRCVDACPMGLIPSQLSIFSACQAWDKCMEYGVMNCVECGSCVFTCPAKRNIVQYIRNAKSQVKAMQQAEKAKAEAKA
- a CDS encoding RnfABCDGE type electron transport complex subunit D, with the translated sequence MSPEIKGQTNGAGASGTQEVRLTVSSSPHVRCNESISKIMWSVVAALVPAAAFGVYYFGMNALINIIVSIVSAVAFEYLWEKLLHKKITIKDGSAVITGLLLAMCVSPLLPWWMCIVGSFLAIVVCKQSMGGLGYNLFNPAHVGRAGLMVSWPVAMTTWTQVNGTVVDGVAGATPLNVLKHGGHDALLQLFGGDPATMYQSLFFGFRNGSMGETSTVLLVLGGLFLIYKGYVKWQAPVVMIATVGIMMWIFGGVTLGTGLFSGDPLFHMMAGGLIIGAFFMSTDMVTAPITLKGQIIFALGAGLITVLIRLLGGYPEGVCYSILLMNAVTPLIDRLVKPRIFGSVKAKGAN